One genomic window of Pseudanabaenaceae cyanobacterium SKYG29 includes the following:
- the topA gene encoding type I DNA topoisomerase, with protein MSTLVIVESPTKARTIRNFLPSNYRVQASMGHVRDLPQSAKEIPPAYKSYDWANLGVNVEADFEPLYVVPADKKKVVRELQQELKNATELILATDEDREGESISWHLLQVLQPKVPTKRMVFHEITAEAIQKALQNCRDIDEQLVRAQETRRILDRLVGYTLSPLLWKKLAWGLSAGRVQSVAVRLIVDRERERRAFRSATYWDLKAILYAPKLEFPAQLVSLGGKNLASGKDFDDRTGQLLPGRDVVLLDQAQAEALCVRLREQPWTVTDREERPLTRKPAPPFTTSTLQQEANRKLRFSAKETMRIAQALYEQGYITYMRTDSVHLSDQAITAARECVARMYGQEYLSPKPRQYTTKTKNAQEAHEAIRPAGSSFRTPQETGLTGKELQLYDLIWKRTVACQMADARQTMTTITIGVADAVFKASGKRIDFPGFLRAYVEGSDDPTAALEDQEILLPLVQVGDQLELRHLEPVKHETQPPPRYTEASLVKTLEAEGIGRPSTYATIIDKICGERGYVQIINNALVPTFTAFAVTELLEKHFPHLVDTSFTSKMEQTLDDIATGSIDWLPYLREFYSGEEGLEKQVKEKEEQIDPETAKTIELEGLGDVKIKIGKFGPYIQVGDVSASLPPDVTPADLDQNKIETLLKQKLEGPDQIGVHPETGEPIFLLVGRYGPYVQLGKAAEGQPLPKRASLPKGVQPEEVTLQMALDLLRLPRYLGDHPDTGKPIIANNGRFGPFIVHDQGKVKDYRSLKAPDDPYTITLERALELLAQPKATRSRNSKLIRVLGEHPADGSPIELLEGNYGPYIRYEATNVAIPKDMDIERVTLTEALELLGDKAPAKKKTAAAPKTTSKKTSTRSKSKVASK; from the coding sequence ATGTCTACCCTGGTTATTGTCGAATCCCCAACCAAAGCCCGTACTATCCGCAATTTCTTGCCCAGTAACTACAGGGTGCAGGCATCGATGGGACATGTGCGGGACTTACCCCAGTCTGCCAAGGAGATTCCCCCTGCCTACAAGTCCTATGACTGGGCAAACCTGGGTGTGAATGTGGAGGCGGATTTTGAACCTCTTTATGTGGTGCCAGCGGATAAGAAGAAGGTGGTAAGAGAGCTGCAGCAGGAACTAAAAAATGCCACGGAGTTAATTCTGGCAACGGACGAAGACCGTGAGGGGGAGAGTATTTCCTGGCATCTATTGCAGGTGCTGCAACCAAAAGTTCCCACTAAACGGATGGTGTTTCACGAAATTACGGCGGAAGCTATCCAAAAAGCCTTGCAAAATTGCCGTGATATTGATGAACAGTTGGTCAGGGCGCAGGAAACTAGGCGCATCCTCGATCGTTTGGTTGGCTACACTCTCTCCCCTCTGCTCTGGAAAAAGTTAGCCTGGGGTTTGTCAGCAGGGCGGGTGCAATCTGTAGCGGTGCGGTTGATTGTAGATAGGGAACGGGAACGGCGTGCCTTCCGCTCGGCTACCTACTGGGACTTAAAAGCAATTTTGTATGCTCCCAAGTTGGAATTTCCTGCCCAGCTGGTGAGCTTGGGGGGTAAGAATTTAGCTAGTGGCAAGGATTTTGATGACCGCACAGGACAACTGCTACCTGGTCGGGATGTGGTTTTGTTGGACCAGGCGCAGGCAGAGGCCCTCTGTGTCCGATTACGGGAGCAACCATGGACAGTTACCGATCGGGAAGAACGACCTCTAACGCGCAAACCTGCGCCCCCCTTCACTACTTCTACCTTGCAACAGGAAGCCAACCGCAAATTACGGTTTAGTGCCAAGGAGACAATGCGCATTGCCCAGGCGCTCTACGAACAGGGCTATATTACCTACATGCGTACTGATTCTGTGCACCTGTCTGACCAAGCGATTACGGCGGCAAGGGAATGCGTCGCGAGGATGTATGGGCAAGAATACCTCAGTCCTAAGCCCAGACAGTACACAACAAAAACCAAGAATGCCCAGGAAGCCCACGAAGCGATCCGCCCCGCTGGTTCTAGCTTTAGAACGCCCCAAGAGACAGGGTTAACGGGCAAAGAATTACAGCTGTATGACTTGATTTGGAAACGGACAGTGGCTTGTCAAATGGCTGATGCCCGCCAGACAATGACAACTATCACGATCGGTGTGGCAGATGCTGTCTTCAAAGCCTCTGGCAAGCGGATTGATTTCCCTGGATTTCTGCGCGCCTATGTGGAGGGTTCCGATGACCCCACTGCTGCCCTAGAAGACCAAGAAATATTACTGCCCCTGGTGCAAGTGGGTGACCAGTTGGAGTTACGTCACCTAGAACCAGTCAAGCACGAAACTCAACCGCCCCCCCGCTACACAGAAGCATCTTTGGTAAAGACCTTGGAAGCTGAGGGAATTGGCAGACCCAGTACCTACGCCACTATTATTGACAAAATCTGTGGTGAACGGGGCTACGTGCAAATTATCAACAATGCCCTAGTGCCGACATTTACTGCCTTTGCTGTGACGGAACTGTTAGAAAAACATTTTCCCCATCTGGTTGACACCTCCTTTACTTCTAAGATGGAACAAACCCTGGATGACATTGCTACAGGCAGTATTGATTGGTTGCCCTATCTGCGGGAGTTTTACAGTGGTGAAGAGGGATTGGAAAAACAGGTAAAAGAAAAGGAAGAACAGATCGACCCCGAAACAGCAAAAACGATCGAGCTAGAGGGTTTAGGGGATGTCAAGATTAAGATTGGCAAGTTTGGTCCCTATATCCAGGTAGGGGATGTGTCGGCTTCTCTGCCCCCCGATGTCACTCCCGCTGACCTTGACCAAAATAAGATTGAGACCTTACTCAAACAAAAGCTGGAAGGTCCGGACCAAATCGGTGTTCATCCTGAAACGGGGGAGCCAATCTTTTTGCTCGTAGGTCGCTACGGACCCTATGTGCAGTTGGGCAAAGCGGCAGAAGGGCAGCCCCTACCCAAGCGGGCAAGTTTACCAAAGGGTGTGCAGCCAGAGGAAGTTACACTGCAAATGGCGCTCGATTTGTTGCGTCTCCCCCGATACCTGGGCGACCATCCTGACACAGGTAAACCAATTATTGCCAACAACGGTAGATTTGGTCCCTTTATTGTCCATGACCAAGGCAAAGTCAAGGACTATCGCTCCCTCAAAGCCCCTGATGACCCCTACACCATCACCCTAGAACGAGCGTTGGAGTTACTTGCCCAACCCAAAGCCACTCGATCGCGGAACAGCAAACTAATTCGCGTTCTAGGAGAGCACCCAGCCGATGGCAGCCCGATCGAACTGCTGGAAGGCAATTACGGTCCCTACATCAGGTATGAAGCCACTAATGTAGCTATCCCCAAGGATATGGATATAGAGAGGGTGACATTGACAGAAGCTCTGGAACTACTGGGGGACAAAGCTCCCGCTAAGAAAAAAACAGCCGCTGCCCCCAAAACCACTAGCAAAAAAACTAGCACTCGATCGAAGTCCAAGGTGGCAAGCAAGTAA
- a CDS encoding ATP-binding protein translates to MLISKSLNNLARTTSNVKAWIIGGVVFVTAFTGIVAVMPGISPVRRAFREFFIKVIPRVQTVDFNMLFHMLPPALSQASEGNSFEKIFSNPQKYYKQAERLKSILDSNYGVFSLVITDISTDSVLDETKILYKTKKTRSKNVLDEGYVVHSDLILYPQPNCNTASYPSSRARDIEINLDCQRIIQSAVKAGESRVIGKVYYIRGKPPNFWSKFSQFLTNFASDSGGYAFIRGSIYFTAGMGALLYSLFYLFLRSLYTKELARELAEQKSITLEFERRAIEQELQRQYLEVEKAEIQKRAILEERKVLEANFKRQRLEVEKREIQKRILVEQLKRKQIEYEKKIAEERAKFLEAQNKLLRMKELDAAIRSIFDDEFVSPTGNKLQLIQEEYTNLCLRLKTDVQNIKHDLSKAPILLNTNYIPEQIDKLKASIHNNMIDPDIIIETLRDIEHSITVISQLTENLDKIISTEPQLCKLSELIQVVYDRAKARLPEANIKVFCQNSSSGCLGDCDCKISINPWHFMSILKNIIDNAYKACGAKSRRVRIINRNSGSSQTQNTYTPLITIGCRIDAAAQECSIAIEDNGPGIPEHMLDKLYQCHERLNNTNGTLNGNGSMICFAYLKFWDGKVKVENLAEGARVTVSFPICQ, encoded by the coding sequence ATGCTTATTAGTAAAAGTCTTAATAATTTGGCAAGAACAACCAGTAATGTTAAAGCATGGATTATTGGTGGAGTAGTTTTTGTTACAGCCTTTACTGGAATAGTTGCAGTTATGCCAGGTATTAGTCCAGTGCGGCGAGCATTTCGGGAATTCTTTATTAAAGTCATACCCAGGGTACAGACAGTGGATTTTAATATGCTATTTCATATGCTCCCACCAGCTCTGTCCCAAGCCTCAGAGGGCAACTCTTTTGAAAAAATATTTTCTAATCCTCAAAAATATTACAAACAAGCAGAACGTCTCAAATCAATACTAGATAGCAACTATGGGGTTTTTAGTTTAGTAATTACTGACATTTCTACAGATTCTGTCCTAGATGAAACAAAAATTTTATACAAAACTAAAAAGACCCGATCAAAAAATGTTTTAGATGAGGGTTATGTAGTCCACAGTGATTTAATTTTGTACCCCCAACCTAATTGTAATACTGCCAGTTACCCTAGTAGTAGGGCGAGAGACATAGAAATTAACTTAGATTGCCAGAGAATTATTCAATCAGCTGTCAAAGCAGGTGAGAGTAGAGTTATTGGCAAGGTTTATTATATTAGGGGGAAACCACCAAATTTTTGGAGCAAGTTTTCTCAGTTCCTTACTAACTTCGCCAGTGATAGCGGTGGCTACGCCTTCATTCGAGGTAGTATTTATTTTACTGCTGGCATGGGTGCGCTACTCTACTCTCTGTTCTATCTCTTCCTTAGGAGCTTATACACTAAAGAACTGGCCAGAGAATTAGCAGAGCAAAAGAGCATAACCCTAGAGTTTGAGAGAAGAGCGATCGAGCAGGAATTACAAAGGCAGTACCTAGAAGTGGAAAAAGCAGAAATACAGAAGAGAGCTATTTTGGAAGAGAGGAAGGTGCTAGAAGCAAATTTCAAGCGGCAGCGGTTAGAGGTGGAGAAAAGGGAGATACAAAAAAGAATTCTTGTGGAGCAGCTTAAGCGTAAGCAGATAGAATATGAAAAGAAAATAGCTGAAGAGAGAGCCAAGTTTCTAGAAGCCCAGAATAAGTTATTGAGAATGAAGGAGTTAGATGCAGCAATCCGCTCAATTTTTGATGATGAGTTTGTTTCACCAACTGGTAATAAATTGCAGTTAATTCAAGAAGAGTACACCAACTTGTGTTTGCGGCTAAAAACCGATGTGCAAAATATAAAGCACGATTTAAGTAAGGCTCCAATACTGCTTAACACAAATTACATTCCTGAGCAAATTGATAAATTAAAAGCAAGTATACACAACAACATGATTGACCCTGATATTATTATAGAAACTCTGAGAGATATAGAACATAGCATAACTGTTATCAGTCAACTTACCGAAAATTTAGATAAGATAATCTCTACTGAACCTCAGTTATGCAAGTTGTCCGAACTTATACAAGTAGTTTACGATCGGGCGAAAGCAAGGTTACCAGAGGCAAATATAAAAGTCTTTTGTCAGAATTCATCCTCGGGTTGCTTAGGAGATTGTGACTGTAAAATCTCTATAAACCCCTGGCATTTTATGAGTATTCTCAAAAATATTATTGACAATGCTTACAAAGCTTGTGGTGCTAAGAGTAGACGTGTGCGTATCATCAACCGCAATAGTGGTAGTAGCCAGACTCAAAATACATACACACCACTAATTACCATTGGTTGCCGAATTGATGCTGCTGCTCAGGAGTGTAGCATTGCCATAGAAGATAATGGCCCTGGCATTCCTGAACATATGCTAGACAAGCTTTACCAGTGTCACGAAAGACTAAATAATACCAACGGAACACTCAATGGAAATGGTAGCATGATATGCTTTGCCTATTTAAAGTTTTGGGATGGCAAAGTGAAGGTCGAAAATTTAGCAGAAGGAGCAAGAGTAACTGTAAGTTTTCCAATATGTCAATAA
- a CDS encoding response regulator, with amino-acid sequence MAHFLIVDDDQRICQTWQGWLLNDGHTCDFAFTLDSAFNSILDSEEGIREPYDLVLLDHNLDGSNLGLGVLDAVREAGLSDWCENRVVVITASHNMAIVPEYTKRGSIGYLGYLIKPTNRVQFTATITNALLRRELYVEKKEDWEQAVKLLEDLQLLPAIEGMQREVESLRVIEAYYNQLLRDLCAAGGNEAKIADSYKKASASINNSIVSISSILPFLKPFKFTQAFWKDVEYVFYQDRIKFHALQSYLARIGNNPNAYRIKHLDGRANGHYEYRTGISYRLYFRREGGFIVLERFGNKNEQNQIIDFLANTGGGDIINETDLDLDACIILR; translated from the coding sequence ATGGCTCACTTTTTGATTGTGGATGATGATCAGAGAATCTGTCAAACTTGGCAGGGGTGGCTACTAAATGATGGTCATACCTGTGATTTTGCTTTCACTCTTGATAGTGCATTTAATTCCATTCTTGATAGTGAAGAAGGTATTCGCGAACCCTATGATTTAGTCCTCCTCGATCATAATCTGGATGGTAGTAATCTAGGTCTGGGAGTCCTTGATGCAGTGAGAGAAGCTGGTCTGTCTGATTGGTGCGAAAACCGAGTAGTGGTCATCACGGCATCCCACAATATGGCAATTGTACCTGAATATACTAAAAGGGGATCAATCGGTTACCTGGGTTACCTGATCAAGCCTACTAACCGAGTGCAGTTCACAGCTACTATCACAAATGCTTTGCTGCGTCGCGAATTGTATGTAGAGAAAAAGGAGGACTGGGAGCAAGCAGTAAAACTTTTGGAAGACTTGCAATTACTGCCAGCGATCGAGGGCATGCAAAGAGAAGTAGAATCCCTCAGAGTCATCGAAGCTTACTACAATCAGCTCCTCAGGGATTTATGTGCTGCTGGCGGTAATGAAGCTAAAATTGCTGATAGCTACAAGAAGGCAAGTGCATCAATTAACAACAGTATTGTATCAATTTCTTCTATTCTTCCCTTCCTCAAACCCTTCAAGTTTACACAGGCATTTTGGAAGGATGTGGAATATGTGTTTTATCAGGATCGGATTAAGTTCCATGCCCTACAAAGTTACCTAGCTCGTATTGGTAATAACCCTAATGCCTATAGGATAAAACACTTGGATGGCAGAGCTAATGGGCACTATGAGTACCGTACAGGTATTAGCTACCGTCTATACTTTCGCCGTGAAGGTGGCTTCATTGTTTTGGAGAGATTTGGTAATAAAAATGAGCAGAACCAAATTATTGATTTTCTTGCTAATACTGGGGGCGGTGACATCATCAATGAAACAGATTTGGATTTGGATGCTTGCATAATCTTGAGGTAA
- the ilvC gene encoding ketol-acid reductoisomerase yields MFPAFRYTQLTQLQEKSMAKLYYDADTSLDSLLGKKIAIIGYGSQGHAHALNLRDSGLEVMVGLYQGSSSWQKAEMAGLTVKTTAEAAASADVVMILLPDEVQRSVYTQDIAPYLQAGNSLAFAHGFNIHFAQIVPPPDVDVFMVAPKGPGHLVRRTYEQGQGVPSLFAVFQDATGQARDKAMAYAKGIGATRAGILETTFREETETDLFGEQAVLCGGLSALIKAGFETLVEAGYQPELAYFECLHEVKLIVDLIVEGGLANMRYSISNTAEYGDYTRGPRIITEQTRQEMKKILAEIQSGQFAKEFVLENQAGKPMFTAMRRNEAQHPIEQVGKELRAMFSWLRKQ; encoded by the coding sequence ATTTTTCCAGCTTTTCGCTACACTCAATTAACACAACTACAGGAGAAGTCCATGGCAAAACTATATTACGATGCTGATACCAGCCTTGATTCCCTTTTAGGAAAAAAGATTGCTATTATTGGCTACGGTTCCCAGGGGCACGCCCACGCCCTCAATTTGCGCGATAGTGGCTTGGAAGTAATGGTCGGACTCTACCAGGGCAGTAGTTCCTGGCAAAAGGCAGAAATGGCGGGCTTGACAGTCAAAACTACAGCGGAAGCGGCTGCCAGCGCTGATGTGGTGATGATTTTGCTCCCCGACGAAGTGCAACGATCGGTTTACACCCAAGACATTGCTCCCTATCTGCAAGCAGGTAACAGTCTTGCCTTTGCCCACGGTTTCAATATTCACTTTGCCCAGATTGTCCCCCCCCCTGATGTGGATGTCTTCATGGTGGCACCCAAGGGACCAGGGCATCTAGTCCGCCGTACCTATGAGCAAGGGCAGGGAGTGCCGTCATTGTTTGCGGTGTTCCAGGACGCCACGGGACAGGCCCGGGACAAAGCCATGGCTTATGCCAAGGGAATTGGGGCAACTAGGGCAGGCATCTTAGAGACAACTTTCCGTGAAGAGACAGAAACGGACTTATTTGGAGAACAGGCAGTCCTATGTGGGGGCTTGAGTGCTCTGATTAAAGCAGGCTTTGAAACCCTTGTAGAAGCGGGCTATCAACCAGAACTTGCCTATTTCGAGTGCCTGCACGAAGTGAAATTGATTGTTGACCTGATTGTGGAAGGGGGACTGGCTAATATGCGCTACAGTATCTCTAACACCGCCGAGTATGGGGATTACACCAGAGGTCCACGTATCATTACCGAGCAAACTCGCCAGGAAATGAAAAAGATTTTGGCAGAGATTCAGTCTGGGCAATTTGCTAAGGAATTTGTCTTGGAAAATCAGGCGGGCAAGCCTATGTTTACTGCGATGCGACGCAATGAAGCGCAACACCCGATCGAGCAAGTCGGCAAGGAACTACGGGCTATGTTCAGTTGGCTCAGGAAGCAATAA
- a CDS encoding ATP-binding protein has protein sequence MWSGLLGLALLGTWVWLYWRSRRGIKAEERYRSIVENQQELIICWSTADNRITYANAATRKLFQCDKEPVENKSILDYIYSEDKEWVTQKISALSLLSPHVNIKCRIVLPDKQVRWQVWQLYLTTTQEVQGVGRDITEQVLIEETLEKFENRSRALIESIPDSIFIVNREGILLDIHSRLPLPSQPVVYPHISSFPCFLAISDRLLRLIKIVLTMQQIQTLEFSYPEGETYYEMRLVPTGEDEVTMIVRDVTDRKQAEAIQLALRQEQEINELQQHFFAMISHEFRTPLNVMAIAISSLENHEIIEQNPKLRRSIMRIKNASDRILATIDNIITIYQIKTNFFVPNWQVISINSLCQDVIEKLNIYNHQSINFYPEESNSSFISDPRLLSCILEQLLTNALKYSQSDVFIKAARQANTVEITVSDQGIGIPAGEVKHIFEPFFRGSNVQGIHGSGLGLSLVQKCVEICQGKIDVLSNPEGGTTFRLNFPLSPAL, from the coding sequence ATGTGGTCAGGGCTCCTGGGATTAGCACTGTTAGGCACTTGGGTTTGGCTATACTGGCGCTCACGGCGGGGGATAAAAGCAGAAGAACGCTACCGCTCGATCGTGGAGAATCAGCAAGAACTAATTATTTGTTGGTCAACCGCTGACAACAGAATCACCTACGCCAATGCTGCTACAAGAAAATTATTTCAGTGTGACAAAGAACCAGTAGAAAATAAAAGCATATTGGATTATATCTACAGCGAGGACAAAGAATGGGTAACACAAAAAATAAGTGCCCTTAGTTTATTAAGCCCGCACGTGAATATCAAGTGTCGTATTGTCCTACCCGATAAGCAAGTGCGTTGGCAAGTCTGGCAACTCTATCTGACCACGACGCAAGAAGTACAGGGGGTAGGGAGGGATATTACAGAGCAAGTGTTAATTGAAGAAACCCTAGAAAAGTTCGAAAATCGCAGTCGTGCTCTCATTGAGAGTATCCCTGATTCTATTTTTATCGTCAATCGAGAGGGTATTTTACTCGATATTCATTCCCGTCTACCCCTACCCTCCCAACCTGTAGTTTATCCCCATATTAGTAGTTTCCCCTGCTTTCTTGCCATTAGCGATCGTTTATTACGGCTGATTAAAATTGTCCTGACTATGCAACAAATCCAAACCTTAGAATTTAGTTATCCAGAGGGGGAAACCTACTATGAAATGCGGCTAGTGCCAACTGGGGAAGATGAAGTGACTATGATTGTTAGGGATGTCACTGATCGGAAACAGGCAGAAGCTATTCAATTAGCCCTACGCCAGGAGCAGGAGATTAATGAGCTGCAGCAACACTTCTTTGCTATGATTTCCCACGAATTCCGTACACCCTTGAATGTCATGGCGATTGCGATTAGTTCCTTGGAAAATCACGAAATAATAGAGCAAAATCCCAAACTGCGGCGTAGTATTATGCGGATTAAGAATGCCTCCGATCGTATTCTGGCGACAATAGATAATATTATTACCATCTATCAGATTAAGACTAACTTTTTTGTGCCTAACTGGCAGGTGATCTCGATTAATAGTCTTTGTCAAGACGTAATTGAGAAATTAAATATCTACAATCACCAGTCTATTAACTTCTACCCGGAGGAAAGTAATTCTTCTTTTATTAGTGACCCCCGCCTATTGAGTTGTATTTTGGAACAGCTCTTAACCAATGCCCTTAAATATTCCCAATCTGATGTGTTTATCAAAGCTGCGAGGCAGGCTAACACAGTTGAAATTACTGTGTCTGATCAGGGAATTGGCATTCCTGCAGGGGAAGTAAAACATATTTTTGAACCGTTCTTCCGGGGGAGCAACGTGCAAGGGATTCACGGTTCGGGCTTGGGTTTGAGTTTGGTGCAAAAGTGTGTAGAAATTTGTCAAGGCAAGATAGATGTCCTCAGCAATCCAGAGGGGGGCACCACGTTTAGGCTCAACTTCCCTCTCTCGCCTGCATTATGA
- a CDS encoding alpha/beta fold hydrolase, whose protein sequence is MTYTPPWFLTNGLAMTVWTALVTSRRWRSTVVVPEPEYRSILFSGQGNVPIYGWVAIPRQARGTVIATYGITGSLADQGYLRVLGAKAYAQDFAVVLFDWRAHGVTGLLSPTLTSDGLYEGADFVEIAHQAQRYGCPAPCFFVGYSLGGQLALWGAKEAQTIPEIRGAAVISPNLDAARSLRYLCRTPWGRAIEQRIARELKVLAWQLYQAHPGALDREAIDRANSIWGYDQELVVPPLGLGSVEEYYRLSSPLPFLPHLHKPTLILYPQDDPLFDPTIVPDLVAACHHNPQISLLLTRHGGHGGLISSRKCQQEYGDQDCWWGWNRVLEWCSSWL, encoded by the coding sequence ATGACCTATACTCCCCCTTGGTTTCTAACTAACGGTCTGGCTATGACAGTCTGGACTGCCTTAGTCACTTCCAGGCGCTGGCGTTCAACTGTAGTAGTACCGGAACCAGAATATAGATCAATCCTTTTTAGTGGTCAGGGAAATGTACCGATCTATGGCTGGGTGGCAATTCCGCGCCAGGCAAGAGGAACTGTCATTGCTACCTATGGAATCACGGGCAGTCTAGCAGACCAAGGTTATTTGCGGGTCTTGGGAGCCAAAGCCTATGCCCAGGATTTTGCTGTGGTGTTGTTTGATTGGCGCGCCCATGGGGTGACGGGTTTACTCTCTCCTACCTTGACTTCCGATGGTTTGTATGAAGGGGCGGATTTTGTTGAAATTGCCCACCAAGCCCAGCGTTACGGTTGTCCAGCACCTTGTTTTTTCGTGGGCTATTCCCTGGGGGGACAACTAGCCCTGTGGGGGGCGAAAGAAGCCCAAACTATACCAGAGATAAGGGGAGCTGCTGTAATTTCTCCCAATTTGGATGCAGCCCGTTCTCTCCGTTACCTCTGTCGTACTCCCTGGGGCAGAGCGATCGAACAGCGGATTGCTAGGGAATTAAAAGTCTTAGCTTGGCAGCTTTATCAGGCGCACCCTGGGGCTTTAGACAGAGAAGCAATCGATCGGGCTAACAGCATTTGGGGTTACGACCAGGAATTAGTTGTGCCCCCCTTGGGTCTTGGGAGTGTGGAAGAGTATTACCGTCTCAGCAGCCCCTTACCTTTTTTACCCCACTTGCACAAGCCCACCTTGATTCTCTACCCCCAGGATGACCCCCTGTTTGACCCCACGATCGTGCCCGATTTGGTTGCTGCCTGTCATCACAACCCGCAAATTAGCTTGCTCTTAACTCGGCATGGTGGTCACGGGGGTTTAATTAGCTCCCGCAAATGTCAGCAAGAATATGGTGATCAAGACTGTTGGTGGGGGTGGAATCGGGTTTTAGAGTGGTGTAGTTCTTGGCTATGA
- the rlmD gene encoding 23S rRNA (uracil(1939)-C(5))-methyltransferase RlmD: MRPRKLPVINHLEITNMSTEGIAYGWSEQGKKIYVENGVIGDICDVKIYKREKGSYTGKAIYFHKRSDLRLEPICPHFGLCGGCRWQFVSYEQQLLWKQELVQELFDIPIPPVLPAPQTLFYRNKLEFSATNDRWVTELESPELTGNKSVGEAPEANALGFHVPHRWAKIFQVDTCYLQPDPSNSLRLAIKEIAEELGITFYNPVQQIGTLRNVTIRTSSTGQVMVIIAFYPDQLEQQIALLSRLYQRFPTITSLYSVQNAKGNDSIYDCELSLFAGQPYIMEKIGDLSFAITPKSFFQVNTSQAERLFQLVLEFAQLNNNETVYDLYCGTGAISLTAARHSQKVVGIELIADAIRDAKFNAELNNITNVEFITGDLQTISIPNLVCQYGQPDVVITDPPRSGMTNKVIAQLLTIAPAKIIYVSCNPVTQARDVKNLLHKYHVRKIQPLDMFPQTAHVENVLLLEAMS; this comes from the coding sequence ATGAGACCGAGAAAGCTACCAGTTATTAATCACCTGGAAATTACTAACATGAGTACAGAAGGGATTGCCTATGGCTGGAGTGAGCAGGGCAAAAAAATTTATGTAGAAAATGGCGTGATAGGTGATATTTGTGATGTGAAGATTTACAAACGGGAAAAAGGCAGCTATACAGGTAAAGCTATTTACTTTCACAAACGATCGGATTTACGCCTAGAGCCAATTTGTCCCCATTTTGGGTTGTGTGGTGGTTGTCGCTGGCAATTCGTCAGTTATGAACAACAGTTGTTGTGGAAGCAGGAGTTAGTGCAGGAACTATTTGATATACCAATTCCCCCTGTCCTACCTGCTCCCCAAACCCTTTTTTACCGCAATAAGTTGGAGTTTTCAGCAACAAACGATCGGTGGGTCACCGAATTAGAATCACCTGAGTTGACGGGTAACAAGTCGGTCGGCGAGGCTCCCGAGGCGAATGCCTTAGGATTTCATGTACCCCACCGTTGGGCCAAAATATTTCAGGTCGATACGTGTTATCTCCAACCTGACCCCAGTAACTCCCTCCGCCTGGCAATTAAAGAGATAGCAGAAGAACTAGGTATAACTTTCTATAATCCCGTACAGCAAATCGGCACTCTTAGGAATGTTACTATCCGCACCAGTTCTACAGGGCAAGTTATGGTGATTATTGCTTTCTATCCCGATCAATTAGAGCAACAGATAGCTCTGTTATCTAGACTATATCAAAGATTTCCCACTATTACTTCTCTCTACTCAGTACAAAATGCCAAAGGGAATGACTCTATCTATGACTGTGAATTATCTTTGTTTGCTGGGCAGCCTTATATCATGGAAAAAATTGGTGACCTAAGTTTTGCCATCACCCCTAAATCATTCTTTCAAGTTAACACCAGCCAAGCGGAAAGACTATTCCAATTAGTTTTAGAATTTGCCCAACTCAACAACAATGAAACAGTATATGACCTCTACTGTGGTACTGGTGCTATTAGTCTAACCGCTGCCCGTCACAGTCAAAAAGTAGTGGGCATAGAATTAATTGCAGATGCCATTCGTGATGCTAAGTTTAATGCGGAGTTGAACAATATCACCAATGTAGAGTTCATCACGGGCGATTTACAAACAATTTCCATCCCAAACTTAGTCTGCCAATACGGTCAACCTGATGTGGTAATTACTGACCCCCCCCGATCGGGTATGACGAACAAGGTGATAGCACAGTTACTTACCATAGCCCCTGCCAAAATTATTTATGTCAGTTGTAACCCCGTTACCCAAGCTAGGGATGTAAAAAATTTATTACACAAATATCATGTCCGCAAAATCCAACCCCTCGATATGTTTCCCCAAACTGCCCACGTGGAAAATGTGCTCCTCCTAGAAGCTATGTCATAG